One part of the Funiculus sociatus GB2-C1 genome encodes these proteins:
- a CDS encoding response regulator, translating into MQGTLNEIDIRSILQLIELGQRTGELFVEAYSHSASGASESAGARSRNMPGREAKLKEPGPFWFVFFHNGQIAYASDGTLSLSRLRDYLRRYRADTALNNLEVPAIDSINAPEYGYLWAMLENHILTPAQGRSIIRSMVHETLFDLLGLHQGAFIFDIGPALAPQLTTLEIAPLVAKIMKQVQEWKQFHPHIQSPDQCPVITDPAALGNALPHNAFNTLERQLDGKTSLRQLSRYLNRDILTVARAIYPYVQQGWVQLLNSTNDETIGAGFKPPRTKVGVGLKPDPTQETQVPRVVCIEDDVAIGKAVEYTLNQQGYEAVAINNPLQALSLVFQLKPDLILCDLAMPELDGYEICAMLRKSTAFRQTPIVMLTGKDGFIDRVRARMVGATDYLTKPFGESELLMLLEKYIGPGEKEAILPDSTYPSGLDREIEQTDVRAG; encoded by the coding sequence ATGCAGGGAACGTTAAATGAAATTGATATACGCAGCATCCTGCAACTGATCGAATTAGGTCAGCGAACAGGGGAATTATTTGTAGAGGCATACAGCCATTCTGCCTCTGGTGCCTCTGAGAGTGCCGGAGCGCGATCGCGTAATATGCCCGGACGCGAAGCCAAACTAAAAGAACCAGGACCCTTCTGGTTCGTCTTCTTTCACAACGGGCAAATAGCTTATGCTAGCGATGGCACTCTCAGCCTATCGCGCCTGCGCGATTACCTGCGTCGCTACCGAGCCGACACCGCCCTCAACAACCTAGAAGTCCCCGCAATTGATTCCATAAACGCGCCAGAGTACGGCTACCTGTGGGCAATGCTCGAAAATCATATCCTTACACCAGCACAAGGGCGCAGTATCATCCGCAGCATGGTACACGAAACCCTCTTCGACCTTTTGGGCCTCCACCAAGGAGCTTTCATCTTCGACATCGGGCCAGCACTAGCACCCCAACTAACCACCCTAGAAATTGCCCCGCTAGTCGCCAAAATCATGAAGCAGGTGCAGGAGTGGAAACAGTTTCATCCCCACATCCAGTCCCCCGACCAATGTCCAGTAATTACAGATCCCGCCGCTTTAGGCAACGCCCTCCCGCACAACGCCTTTAACACCCTAGAGCGTCAGCTAGACGGAAAAACATCCCTGCGCCAGCTATCCCGATACTTGAACCGCGATATCTTAACCGTAGCTAGAGCGATCTATCCTTATGTACAACAAGGCTGGGTACAACTACTAAATTCCACCAACGACGAAACCATAGGAGCAGGTTTCAAACCCCCCCGTACCAAAGTAGGCGTAGGATTAAAACCCGATCCAACCCAAGAAACCCAAGTTCCTCGTGTTGTCTGTATTGAAGATGACGTTGCCATAGGAAAAGCAGTTGAATATACCCTAAATCAACAGGGTTACGAAGCAGTTGCGATTAACAATCCCCTGCAAGCCCTTAGTCTCGTCTTCCAACTCAAACCCGACCTGATCCTCTGCGACCTAGCAATGCCAGAACTAGACGGATATGAAATTTGTGCCATGCTCCGCAAGTCAACAGCTTTTCGGCAAACGCCCATCGTCATGCTGACAGGCAAAGATGGATTTATCGACCGCGTTAGAGCGCGAATGGTAGGAGCAACTGACTACCTAACCAAGCCGTTTGGAGAAAGTGAGTTATTGATGCTACTAGAAAAATACATTGGCCCAGGCGAAAAGGAAGCTATACTCCCCGACAGCACCTACCCTTCCGGCTTAGATCGCGAGATAGAACAAACAGATGTACGGGCTGGGTAA
- a CDS encoding response regulator transcription factor, with protein sequence MSVVLVVEDSPAQRAMISDLLKGSGLTVTIATDGVEALEQILKSCPDLVVLDIVMPRMNGYEVCRRLKADPKTQNVPVVMCSSKGEEFDRYWGMKQGADAYIAKPFQPTELIGTVKQLLRG encoded by the coding sequence ATGAGTGTAGTTCTGGTTGTAGAAGACAGTCCCGCCCAACGGGCAATGATCTCAGACCTCCTAAAAGGAAGTGGGTTGACAGTTACAATTGCCACTGATGGCGTAGAAGCCTTGGAACAAATTCTCAAGTCTTGCCCCGATTTGGTGGTACTGGATATTGTTATGCCTCGGATGAATGGTTATGAGGTTTGCCGTCGGCTCAAAGCTGACCCAAAAACTCAGAATGTTCCAGTGGTAATGTGTTCCTCGAAAGGAGAAGAATTTGACCGCTATTGGGGCATGAAACAAGGTGCAGATGCTTACATAGCCAAACCTTTTCAGCCAACCGAGCTGATTGGTACGGTAAAACAGCTGCTACGAGGCTAA